A window from Flexibacter flexilis DSM 6793 encodes these proteins:
- the rpmB gene encoding 50S ribosomal protein L28, with amino-acid sequence MAKVCQITGKRTIVGNHVSHANNKTKRKFFPNLHVKKFYLPEEDAWITLKVSSAAIRTINKNGIYSVLKKAVEQGHLLF; translated from the coding sequence ATGGCGAAAGTTTGTCAGATCACAGGTAAAAGAACCATAGTGGGTAATCATGTTTCTCACGCTAACAATAAAACTAAGCGTAAATTCTTCCCTAACTTGCACGTAAAAAAATTCTACTTGCCTGAGGAAGATGCATGGATTACATTAAAAGTTTCTTCTGCTGCTATCAGAACAATCAACAAGAATGGTATTTACTCAGTGTTGAAAAAAGCAGTAGAGCAAGGACACTTATTGTTCTAA
- a CDS encoding TerD family protein gives MAIQLQKGSSLNLTKKEPALKKIMIGLGWELKQGAQLDLDASVFMVGANGKLPSDEYLIFYNNLKSPDGSVQHTGDNRTGLGDEDDEMILVNLPLVSQNVTEILVVATIHDAVARRHNFGLLTDAYIRIVDVETKREILRYDLDAEFGTNTDVEFGKLHKQNGEWYFTALGVGNNKGLEGYVNIYV, from the coding sequence ATGGCTATACAATTGCAAAAAGGTTCTTCGTTGAACCTGACAAAAAAAGAACCAGCACTCAAAAAAATTATGATTGGTTTGGGTTGGGAACTCAAGCAAGGCGCACAACTTGACCTTGACGCGTCGGTGTTTATGGTGGGCGCGAATGGCAAATTGCCTTCAGACGAATATTTGATTTTTTATAATAACCTCAAATCGCCAGACGGCTCTGTACAGCACACAGGCGACAATCGCACGGGTTTGGGCGACGAGGACGACGAAATGATTTTGGTGAATTTGCCGCTGGTGAGTCAGAATGTTACGGAAATTTTGGTAGTGGCTACGATTCATGATGCAGTGGCACGCCGCCATAACTTTGGGTTGCTGACTGATGCGTACATTCGCATCGTGGACGTGGAAACCAAACGCGAAATTTTGCGTTACGACCTTGATGCCGAATTTGGAACTAATACAGACGTAGAGTTTGGTAAATTGCACAAACAAAATGGCGAATGGTATTTTACGGCATTGGGTGTAGGCAATAACAAAGGTTTGGAAGGCTACGTGAATATTTATGTCTAA
- a CDS encoding TerD family protein yields MGISLQKGSSLNLTKKQPSLKKVMIGLGWELKAGAALDLDASVFMVAANGKLVSDEYLIFYNNLKSPDGAVQHTGDNRSGVGDGDDEMILVNLPLVNAAVKEMLVVVTIHEAAARRHNFGLLTDAYIRILDVETQTEIVRYDLDAEFGQSTDVEFGKLSNVNGEWHFTAVGVGNTKGLEGYVNAYL; encoded by the coding sequence ATGGGTATATCTCTGCAAAAAGGTTCTTCTCTGAACCTTACCAAAAAGCAACCATCGCTCAAAAAAGTAATGATTGGGCTGGGTTGGGAATTGAAAGCGGGTGCGGCCTTAGACCTTGACGCGTCGGTGTTTATGGTGGCGGCCAATGGCAAATTGGTTTCGGACGAATATTTGATTTTTTATAATAACCTCAAATCGCCAGACGGCGCGGTACAGCACACAGGCGACAACCGCAGCGGCGTAGGAGATGGCGACGACGAAATGATTTTGGTGAATTTACCGTTGGTAAATGCTGCCGTGAAAGAAATGTTGGTGGTGGTAACTATACACGAAGCTGCCGCACGCCGCCATAATTTCGGGCTGCTCACTGATGCGTATATTCGTATTCTGGACGTGGAAACACAAACCGAAATTGTACGCTATGACCTTGATGCAGAATTTGGACAAAGCACTGATGTAGAGTTCGGTAAGCTTTCCAATGTGAATGGCGAATGGCATTTTACGGCGGTGGGCGTAGGCAATACCAAAGGCTTGGAAGGTTATGTGAATGCTTATTTATAA
- the glmM gene encoding phosphoglucosamine mutase codes for MSLIKSISGIRGTIGGKTGDALTPLDIVKFTAAFGTWILKTTGNNKVVIGRDARPSGEMVNRIVVGTLQGLGINVLDLGLSTTPTVEMAVPAENAGGGIILTASHNPIQWNALKLLNHKGEFISAADGQEVLDIAANEAFDFAEVKKLGVYSTDDTYIQKHIDAILALPLVNKDLIASRNFSVILDCVNSTGGIAVPMLLEALGVKQITKHFCEPTGWFPHNPEPLPENLRHISGEMQKGKFDLGIVVDPDVDRLVFVCEDGSMFGEEYTLVAVADYILKNKKGNTVSNLSSTRALRDVTEKAGGKYAAAAVGEVNVVEMMKATDAVIGGEGNGGIIYPELHYGRDALVGIALFLTHLAQYGKSVSMLRASYPNYFISKNKIELTPEIDVDKVLVDIQKRYEKQPINTIDGVKIEFDKQWVHLRKSNTEPIIRIYSESETMVTAEFLANKIITDIKEIISNK; via the coding sequence GTGTCATTAATCAAATCAATATCAGGAATAAGAGGCACTATTGGCGGGAAAACGGGCGACGCGCTTACTCCCTTAGACATCGTGAAATTCACGGCGGCCTTTGGTACTTGGATTCTTAAAACCACTGGAAATAATAAAGTTGTGATAGGCCGTGATGCGCGTCCTTCGGGCGAAATGGTCAATAGAATTGTGGTGGGTACGTTGCAAGGCTTGGGAATTAATGTATTGGATTTGGGGCTTTCTACTACGCCAACCGTAGAAATGGCCGTTCCTGCCGAAAACGCAGGCGGTGGCATTATCCTGACGGCGAGCCACAATCCAATCCAATGGAATGCGCTTAAACTTTTGAATCATAAAGGAGAATTTATTTCGGCAGCAGACGGGCAAGAAGTGTTGGATATTGCTGCCAATGAAGCATTTGATTTTGCAGAAGTTAAAAAATTAGGAGTTTATAGTACAGACGATACTTATATTCAGAAACACATTGACGCGATTTTGGCCTTGCCTTTGGTAAACAAAGACTTGATTGCTTCGCGCAATTTCAGTGTTATTTTGGATTGCGTTAATTCTACGGGCGGTATTGCTGTGCCAATGCTTTTGGAGGCGTTGGGCGTAAAGCAAATCACCAAACATTTTTGCGAGCCTACGGGCTGGTTTCCGCACAATCCTGAGCCGTTGCCTGAGAACTTGCGCCATATTTCTGGCGAAATGCAAAAAGGCAAATTTGATTTGGGTATCGTGGTGGATCCAGACGTGGACAGACTCGTATTTGTTTGCGAAGATGGCAGCATGTTCGGCGAAGAATACACGTTGGTTGCTGTTGCGGATTATATCCTGAAAAACAAAAAAGGCAATACGGTTTCAAACCTTTCTTCTACACGTGCCTTGCGCGATGTAACCGAAAAAGCTGGCGGAAAATATGCTGCGGCGGCTGTCGGTGAAGTAAATGTAGTGGAAATGATGAAAGCTACTGACGCAGTGATTGGTGGCGAAGGCAATGGCGGCATTATTTATCCAGAATTGCACTATGGCCGCGACGCGTTGGTTGGTATTGCTTTGTTCCTCACGCACTTAGCGCAATATGGCAAGTCGGTTTCGATGTTGAGAGCCTCTTATCCGAACTATTTTATTTCCAAAAATAAAATAGAACTTACGCCAGAGATAGATGTAGATAAAGTGTTGGTGGATATTCAGAAACGCTATGAAAAACAGCCAATTAACACGATTGATGGCGTGAAAATTGAGTTTGATAAGCAATGGGTACATTTGCGCAAATCCAATACCGAACCGATTATTCGCATTTATTCAGAATCTGAAACAATGGTTACAGCCGAATTTTTGGCTAATAAAATCATAACAGACATTAAAGAAATTATATCAAATAAATAA
- a CDS encoding GatB/YqeY domain-containing protein: MALKQQIDADIKAAMLAKDKETLSALRAIKSLILLAETKEGGNGELSAADELGLLTKAAKQRRESADIFKTQNREDLAQVEIAQLAVIERYLPKQLSAEELKEKLTAIIAQVGAKAPSDMGKVMGVASKELAGMADGKAISETVKALLANA, translated from the coding sequence ATGGCTTTAAAACAGCAAATTGATGCCGACATTAAAGCAGCAATGTTGGCAAAAGACAAAGAAACATTGAGCGCGTTGCGTGCGATTAAATCACTTATTTTGTTAGCAGAAACCAAAGAAGGCGGTAACGGCGAACTTTCAGCTGCCGACGAACTTGGCCTTTTGACCAAAGCTGCCAAGCAACGCCGCGAATCTGCCGATATTTTTAAAACCCAAAACCGTGAAGACTTGGCGCAAGTAGAAATCGCACAATTGGCTGTAATTGAGCGTTATTTGCCAAAACAACTTTCTGCCGAAGAGCTAAAAGAGAAACTAACGGCCATCATCGCGCAAGTGGGTGCAAAAGCTCCTTCCGACATGGGCAAAGTAATGGGCGTAGCTTCCAAAGAATTGGCAGGCATGGCCGACGGTAAAGCGATTTCCGAAACAGTAAAAGCATTGTTAGCAAACGCATAA
- a CDS encoding patatin-like phospholipase family protein — MKKLNLALQGGGSHGAFTWGVIDRLLDEPDIEIEDMCGTSAGAMNATVLAYGLNVGGRQKAKELLCDFWSKVSMAAKLSPLQPSMLDRWLGSGNMDYSLGFLMSEFVVQNFSPYQFNPMDYNPLREIVLGIIDFERLRHCHQNKLFLCATNVRRCRTKVFPLEEISIDAVMASACLPFLFKAVTIDGEDYWDGGYMGNPPIFPLIDGSTSSDIMIIQINPIEIKQTPTTAIEIRDRINEITFNSSLMLEMRRVNFVQKLLERGFDLDGKLHTLRIHTINPQEDIAPLNVSSKLNADWEFLMYLFELGRKYATNWLKEHKDKIGKESSCNLVETFL; from the coding sequence ATGAAAAAACTCAACTTGGCATTGCAAGGCGGCGGCTCGCACGGCGCATTTACGTGGGGCGTAATTGATAGGCTGCTTGATGAGCCCGACATCGAAATTGAGGATATGTGCGGCACGAGTGCAGGCGCAATGAATGCCACCGTGTTGGCCTACGGACTCAACGTGGGTGGGCGGCAAAAAGCCAAAGAGCTTTTGTGTGATTTTTGGAGTAAAGTTTCTATGGCAGCCAAACTTTCCCCGCTCCAACCTAGTATGCTAGATCGTTGGCTTGGAAGTGGAAACATGGATTATTCGTTGGGCTTTCTGATGAGTGAATTTGTGGTACAAAATTTCTCTCCTTATCAATTTAACCCAATGGACTACAATCCCCTAAGAGAAATTGTATTAGGAATTATAGATTTTGAACGTTTACGCCATTGCCACCAAAACAAGCTTTTCTTGTGCGCAACCAACGTACGCCGCTGCCGTACCAAAGTATTTCCGTTGGAAGAAATAAGCATTGATGCGGTGATGGCTTCGGCTTGCCTGCCTTTTTTGTTCAAGGCCGTAACCATCGACGGCGAAGACTATTGGGACGGCGGTTACATGGGGAATCCGCCTATTTTCCCGCTCATAGATGGCTCTACTAGCAGCGACATTATGATTATTCAGATCAATCCCATCGAAATCAAACAAACACCAACCACCGCTATTGAAATCCGCGACCGCATCAACGAAATCACATTTAACTCAAGCCTGATGCTTGAGATGCGCCGCGTAAATTTTGTACAAAAACTGCTCGAACGCGGCTTTGATTTGGATGGAAAACTACATACGTTACGCATACATACCATTAACCCACAAGAAGATATAGCACCGCTTAACGTATCTAGCAAGCTGAATGCTGACTGGGAATTTCTGATGTATCTGTTTGAGCTTGGGCGCAAATACGCAACAAATTGGCTCAAAGAACACAAAGACAAAATCGGGAAAGAATCAAGTTGCAATCTTGTTGAGACGTTTTTATAA
- the pfkA gene encoding 6-phosphofructokinase — MKRIAVFTSGGDAPGMNACVRAVVRAAVYYGIEVYGIRRGYNGMIKGDIVKLESHSVSNIVQKGGTLLKSARSDEFRTAEGRKKAFDQLQNLGIEGLIAIGGNGTFTGAEIFFNEYGIPTVGAPGTIDNDLYGTDNTIGFDTAVNTALDAIDKIRDTADSHDRIFFIEVMGRDSGYIAIQSGLGGGAELVMVPETDTAIEEVIETLKSGWTRSKSSSIIVVAEGDEEGGANEVSIKVKEHIPYGDIKVTLLGHVQRGGSPTAQDRILASRLGVAAVEGLMAGRKNVMAGVINNEVVFTPFHDTITKRKPIHPDLIRLVNILSV; from the coding sequence ATGAAACGAATTGCAGTATTTACTTCGGGTGGCGACGCGCCAGGCATGAACGCTTGTGTTAGAGCAGTAGTGCGCGCGGCGGTGTATTATGGAATAGAAGTATATGGTATCCGCAGAGGATACAACGGGATGATAAAAGGCGACATTGTGAAGCTCGAATCGCATTCGGTGAGCAATATCGTACAGAAAGGCGGTACGCTTCTGAAGTCGGCTCGTAGCGACGAGTTCCGCACGGCAGAAGGACGCAAAAAGGCTTTTGATCAATTGCAAAATCTTGGTATTGAAGGGCTTATCGCCATTGGTGGTAACGGTACGTTTACGGGTGCAGAGATTTTCTTTAACGAATACGGCATCCCGACAGTAGGCGCACCTGGTACTATCGACAACGATTTGTACGGCACAGACAATACTATCGGTTTTGATACGGCAGTGAATACGGCACTTGATGCTATCGACAAAATCCGTGATACGGCAGACTCTCACGACCGCATTTTCTTTATCGAGGTGATGGGGCGCGATTCTGGTTATATCGCTATCCAATCGGGTTTGGGCGGTGGCGCAGAACTCGTGATGGTGCCAGAAACGGACACGGCTATCGAAGAGGTAATCGAAACGCTAAAATCGGGCTGGACTCGCTCTAAGTCTTCGTCTATCATTGTGGTAGCGGAAGGCGACGAAGAAGGCGGCGCAAATGAGGTTTCTATCAAAGTAAAAGAGCATATTCCTTACGGCGACATCAAAGTAACATTGCTTGGCCACGTGCAACGTGGTGGTTCGCCAACGGCACAAGACCGTATTTTGGCAAGCCGCTTGGGTGTGGCTGCCGTAGAAGGTTTGATGGCTGGCCGCAAAAATGTGATGGCTGGTGTAATCAACAACGAAGTGGTTTTCACGCCATTCCACGACACGATTACCAAACGCAAACCGATTCACCCAGACCTTATTCGTTTGGTGAATATTTTGAGCGTGTAG
- the lepB gene encoding signal peptidase I, whose protein sequence is MQLSNSEKTKKAKPQKSPLREWGDAIVFSVIAATLIRWLAVEAYTIPTSSMEKSLLVGDFLFVSKLHYGARTPKTPLQMPLTHQTIWLTNIPSYTDALQLPQFRLPGFSEVKNNDVVVFNWPAEEGHPSDLKTNYIKRCIGIAGDTLAIRDQQVYINGNPAANPPKMQSSYLVKSQEPLNQRLFLRMGVTDDVQEDGQGTYRIQGTEETAQKFRELSYVESVTKEMFKPSEVEQGMTVYPHSSKYPWNVDQCGALWIPKKGVTIQLTEENITKYEPVISRYEGHDKVEVQNGQLVIDGQAVKEYTFKQNYYFMMGDNRHNSLDSRFWGFVPEDHIVGKAWLVWLSLDPNGGLIDKVRWNRLFRFIE, encoded by the coding sequence ATGCAGTTATCTAATTCAGAAAAAACAAAAAAGGCCAAACCGCAAAAATCGCCTTTGCGCGAATGGGGCGACGCTATCGTATTTTCGGTGATTGCCGCGACCCTGATTCGTTGGTTGGCGGTGGAGGCTTACACGATTCCGACCTCTTCGATGGAAAAATCTTTGTTGGTTGGAGACTTTTTGTTTGTAAGTAAACTTCACTACGGCGCACGCACCCCCAAAACGCCATTGCAAATGCCACTGACGCACCAAACAATTTGGCTTACGAATATTCCGTCTTATACCGATGCGCTACAGTTGCCACAATTCCGCTTGCCTGGTTTTTCGGAAGTAAAAAATAACGATGTGGTGGTGTTTAACTGGCCAGCCGAAGAAGGCCATCCGTCTGACCTGAAAACCAATTATATAAAACGTTGTATCGGCATTGCGGGCGACACATTGGCCATTCGCGACCAACAAGTTTATATCAATGGCAATCCTGCGGCCAACCCGCCAAAAATGCAAAGTAGCTATTTGGTAAAATCGCAAGAGCCTCTTAATCAGCGTCTTTTCTTGCGCATGGGCGTAACCGACGACGTGCAAGAAGACGGACAAGGCACTTACCGCATACAAGGCACAGAAGAAACTGCACAGAAATTCAGAGAGTTGAGCTATGTGGAAAGCGTAACGAAGGAAATGTTTAAGCCTTCGGAAGTGGAACAAGGCATGACGGTTTATCCGCATTCGTCCAAATACCCTTGGAATGTGGACCAATGCGGCGCGTTATGGATTCCGAAAAAAGGCGTAACTATTCAGCTTACCGAAGAAAATATCACGAAATACGAGCCTGTGATTAGCCGTTACGAAGGCCACGACAAAGTAGAAGTACAGAACGGACAATTGGTAATAGACGGCCAAGCCGTGAAAGAATATACTTTCAAGCAAAATTATTACTTCATGATGGGCGACAACCGCCACAACTCTCTTGACTCGCGTTTTTGGGGTTTTGTGCCTGAAGACCACATCGTTGGGAAGGCGTGGCTCGTGTGGCTTTCGCTCGACCCGAACGGCGGCCTGATTGATAAAGTACGTTGGAACAGGTTATTTAGATTTATTGAATAA
- the cphA gene encoding cyanophycin synthetase, with protein sequence MKILDIRAMRGPNYWSVRRHKLIVMKLDLEELEERPTNHIEGFREKLEQLLPTLYEHRCSEGCSGGFFKRVEEGTWMGHVIEHIALEIQTLAGMDVGFGRTRSTGQYGVYHVVFAYMEEKAGVYAARASVRIAEALVKSEPYLDLEKDLQTMREIREDERLGPSTGSIVDEAVARDIPFLRLNRHSLVQLGYGIRQQRIQATVTGQTSNIAVEIACDKEETKNLLEAASIPVASGDIVYDIDDLHSVVNRVGFPLVAKPVNGNHGRGATINIKTWEEAEKALEVAQRISSGVIFERFITGHDYRLLVIDHKFTAAAKRTPAAVVGDGKSTVQQLVDVVNSDPRRGYGHEKVLTAIKIDQSSLDILKEKGLTLDSVLPEGEELYLKATANLSTGGTSTDVTDLVHPYNVFMAERISRIIGLDICGIDVMTHDISIPLNESGGAVLEVNAAPGFRMHIAPTSGLPRNVAEPVLDMLYPPGSNARIPIIAVSGTNGKTTTTRLIAHIVKTTGIKVGFTTTDGIYIHNQMVEKGDCTGPVSAAFVLKDPTVEFAVLECARGGIIRAGLGFDKSDIGIVTNVAADHLGLHDINTVEEMARVKGVVVESVKKDGYAILNADDDLVYNMGKSVSSKIALFSMDETNPRIIEHCQAGGYAAIAENGYITVCKGTWKIRIAKIVNIPLTFAGKAIFMIQNILPAVLAGFLSNFKTEDIRVALETFIPSPTQTPGRMNMFKFNRLTVMIDYAHNPAGLQALGRFLERIEDAPKIGILTGVGDRRNEDIMELGVLAGEIFDEVIIRQDKNLRGRQDNEIVELLEAGIRQSRPSMKITNIPDEVAAVEFAVTTAPTGAFIVVCSDAISEVVEAVLRLREQEAVVQITQADIPNR encoded by the coding sequence ATGAAAATACTGGATATTCGGGCTATGCGCGGCCCCAACTATTGGTCTGTTCGCAGACACAAGCTCATCGTAATGAAGCTCGACCTCGAAGAACTCGAAGAACGCCCCACCAATCACATAGAAGGTTTTAGAGAAAAGTTGGAGCAATTGCTCCCGACGCTGTACGAACATCGTTGTTCGGAAGGCTGCTCAGGCGGTTTCTTTAAACGTGTGGAAGAAGGTACTTGGATGGGACACGTAATAGAACATATTGCCCTCGAAATACAGACGCTTGCAGGCATGGACGTAGGTTTTGGCCGCACGCGTAGTACTGGGCAATACGGCGTTTATCATGTGGTGTTTGCGTACATGGAAGAAAAAGCGGGTGTGTATGCCGCGCGTGCGTCGGTGCGTATTGCGGAGGCTTTGGTAAAAAGCGAACCGTATTTGGATTTGGAAAAAGACCTTCAAACCATGCGCGAAATACGCGAAGATGAGCGTTTGGGGCCAAGTACGGGTTCTATCGTGGACGAAGCCGTTGCCAGAGATATTCCGTTTTTGCGCCTAAACCGCCATTCGTTGGTACAGTTGGGCTATGGCATTCGCCAACAACGCATACAGGCCACTGTTACAGGCCAAACGAGCAATATCGCCGTAGAAATTGCCTGCGATAAGGAAGAAACCAAAAACCTGTTGGAAGCGGCTTCTATTCCTGTGGCTTCGGGTGATATTGTGTATGATATAGACGATTTACATTCGGTCGTGAATCGCGTAGGATTTCCGTTGGTGGCCAAGCCCGTAAACGGTAATCACGGACGCGGCGCAACCATTAATATAAAAACGTGGGAAGAAGCCGAAAAAGCCCTTGAGGTGGCGCAGCGCATTTCTTCGGGGGTTATTTTTGAAAGATTCATTACTGGCCACGATTACAGGCTTTTGGTCATTGACCACAAATTTACGGCAGCCGCCAAACGCACGCCTGCCGCGGTGGTGGGCGATGGCAAATCTACGGTTCAGCAATTGGTAGATGTGGTAAACTCCGACCCGCGCAGAGGTTACGGGCACGAAAAAGTGCTGACAGCCATTAAGATAGACCAAAGTTCTTTGGATATTTTGAAAGAAAAAGGCCTGACGTTGGATTCTGTGCTACCAGAAGGCGAAGAGCTTTACTTGAAAGCAACGGCCAATTTGAGTACGGGCGGCACGTCCACTGACGTAACCGATTTGGTACACCCGTACAATGTGTTTATGGCCGAACGCATTTCGCGTATTATTGGCTTGGATATTTGCGGTATAGACGTAATGACGCACGACATTAGCATTCCGCTCAACGAAAGTGGCGGTGCAGTGTTGGAAGTAAACGCAGCCCCAGGTTTTAGGATGCACATTGCCCCAACCAGCGGACTGCCGCGCAACGTGGCCGAACCTGTGTTGGATATGCTTTATCCGCCTGGCAGCAACGCACGCATTCCGATTATCGCCGTGTCGGGGACAAACGGAAAAACGACGACTACGCGCCTGATTGCGCATATCGTCAAAACGACGGGTATTAAGGTGGGTTTCACTACTACCGACGGCATTTATATCCATAACCAAATGGTAGAAAAAGGCGATTGCACGGGACCTGTGAGTGCCGCTTTTGTCTTGAAAGACCCAACTGTTGAGTTTGCGGTGTTGGAATGCGCCAGAGGTGGCATTATTCGGGCTGGTTTGGGTTTTGATAAATCAGATATTGGCATCGTGACCAACGTAGCCGCCGACCACTTAGGCCTGCACGACATCAATACGGTGGAGGAGATGGCCAGAGTAAAAGGCGTGGTAGTGGAAAGCGTGAAAAAAGACGGCTATGCGATTTTGAACGCTGATGATGATTTGGTGTACAATATGGGCAAGTCGGTTTCGTCTAAAATCGCGCTATTTAGCATGGACGAAACGAACCCGCGCATTATCGAGCATTGCCAAGCGGGAGGCTACGCCGCCATTGCCGAAAACGGTTATATCACGGTTTGTAAAGGCACTTGGAAAATTCGTATTGCCAAAATCGTGAATATCCCATTGACATTTGCGGGTAAGGCTATCTTCATGATTCAGAATATTTTACCTGCGGTATTGGCTGGATTTTTGAGCAATTTCAAAACGGAAGATATTCGTGTGGCTTTGGAAACGTTTATCCCGTCGCCGACTCAAACGCCAGGCCGTATGAATATGTTTAAGTTCAACAGGCTTACGGTAATGATAGATTATGCGCACAATCCTGCGGGCTTGCAGGCGTTGGGGCGTTTCTTGGAAAGGATAGAAGATGCGCCAAAAATCGGTATTCTGACGGGTGTCGGAGACCGCCGCAACGAGGATATAATGGAGTTGGGCGTGTTGGCTGGCGAAATTTTTGACGAGGTAATCATTAGGCAAGATAAAAACTTGCGTGGCCGCCAAGACAACGAAATCGTGGAGCTTTTGGAAGCTGGTATCCGCCAAAGTCGTCCGTCTATGAAAATTACGAATATTCCAGACGAAGTGGCTGCCGTAGAATTTGCGGTAACTACTGCCCCGACAGGCGCGTTTATCGTGGTGTGTTCGGACGCTATCTCCGAAGTAGTAGAAGCAGTGTTGCGTTTGCGCGAGCAAGAAGCCGTAGTACAGATTACGCAGGCAGATATTCCAAATCGTTAG
- the aroB gene encoding 3-dehydroquinate synthase, producing the protein MLHFYSAPDAALAEYLAQVPYSQLFVLLDKNTKKHCYPLVKPHLPKHTLLEIPAGELHKNLETCQQIWHKLGAVAADRHALLLNVGGGVIGDMGGFCAALYKRGIRFVQLPTTLLAQADAATGGKTGVDFEGFKNQIGVFAEPLSVWIFSDFLKTLPERELRSGFAEVIKHCLIADATRWDKLRRYDLHEQPFLELVQHSVAIKQQVVAQDPTEKGLRKILNFGHTIGHAVESHFLTKPAKEQLLHGEAIAVGMICESFISQQKGFISEKELAQIEEFIYVYFGKITLSEEDLTAIVPLVSQDKKNKQGKIMCSLLQKIGEANYDQAITTKDIKEALNFYREG; encoded by the coding sequence ATGCTTCATTTTTATTCTGCGCCTGATGCGGCTTTGGCCGAATATTTAGCACAAGTTCCTTATTCACAGTTGTTTGTATTGTTGGATAAAAACACCAAAAAGCATTGTTATCCGTTAGTAAAACCGCATTTGCCCAAACATACGCTGTTGGAAATTCCAGCAGGCGAGCTACACAAAAACCTTGAAACTTGCCAGCAGATTTGGCACAAATTGGGTGCGGTAGCTGCCGACCGTCATGCGCTTTTGCTCAATGTGGGCGGCGGTGTGATAGGGGATATGGGCGGATTTTGTGCGGCTCTTTACAAACGCGGTATTCGTTTCGTGCAACTGCCCACTACGCTACTGGCGCAAGCTGATGCGGCCACAGGCGGCAAAACTGGTGTTGATTTTGAGGGTTTTAAAAATCAAATTGGCGTGTTTGCAGAGCCGCTTTCGGTTTGGATTTTCTCGGATTTTCTCAAAACATTGCCAGAACGCGAACTTCGTTCGGGCTTTGCGGAAGTAATAAAACATTGCCTTATTGCCGATGCGACGCGTTGGGATAAGTTGCGCCGCTACGATTTGCACGAGCAGCCATTTTTGGAACTTGTACAACATTCGGTAGCCATCAAACAGCAAGTAGTAGCGCAAGACCCAACCGAAAAAGGTTTGCGCAAGATTTTGAATTTTGGACATACGATTGGCCACGCCGTCGAGAGTCATTTCCTGACCAAGCCCGCCAAAGAACAATTGTTGCACGGTGAGGCCATCGCCGTCGGGATGATTTGCGAAAGCTTTATTTCTCAGCAAAAAGGTTTTATTTCAGAGAAAGAACTCGCTCAAATTGAGGAGTTTATCTATGTTTACTTTGGAAAAATAACGCTTTCGGAGGAAGATTTAACAGCCATTGTGCCACTGGTGAGCCAAGACAAAAAGAATAAGCAAGGCAAAATTATGTGCTCGTTGCTGCAAAAAATAGGCGAAGCCAACTACGACCAAGCCATTACGACCAAAGACATTAAAGAAGCGTTGAATTTTTATAGAGAAGGATAA